The following coding sequences are from one Cervus canadensis isolate Bull #8, Minnesota chromosome 4, ASM1932006v1, whole genome shotgun sequence window:
- the PRAM1 gene encoding PML-RARA-regulated adapter molecule 1 codes for MRCHKCPEGSHQDFRSLQAKFQASQLETGDLPKKPPKPEFHKLLRKFPQPELGEHPKKPPQPEFTDLPKKPPKLEFSELSKKSLQPEATPLPRKPEVPEGPPQKPPQQPELSNTPRPPVEPKISTLLQKSPQPEFCGLPRKPPQPQVGGLPKKFLPQPESTEVPPVPLLKPEFGEPHPHSSEPNFSTLPKKPPQPEFCGLPRKPPQPQVGGLPKKFLPQPESSEVPPVHLSKPESGEPHPHSSQPDFSTFPRKITRPQLNDLPKKPLPPEFGDLTRTSSEPEVSVVPKKPRQCEFKVLSKKPLQPEPTSLSRTSSEPEFSVLPSKFLQPECRGPPRKLSQPEPSSLPRNLPRKPLLPGSFSESSLPSAVAGSSPRVPLSPGFGARQQRSGALARSAGSRLGLRPGHLPRRRPLPPASSLGPPPAKPPLPPGPRDIQSFRRAAAADTALPRTSSSAGLHCIPQDPDEVYDDVEPTDHSGPGPRSRDEVLSAQQYPWRPPQDPELRKEKAPLQPPQMPPMDLKSLKQLRKAEKAEREFRKKFKFEGEIVVQTRMMIDPNAKTRRGGGKHLGIRRGEILEVIEFTSKEEMLCRDTKGKYGYVPRTALLPLETEVYDDVAAWDPLDSQPLP; via the exons ATGAGATGCCACAAATGTCCAGAG GGGAGTCATCAGGACTTCCGGAGCCTTCAAGCAAAGTTCCAGGCCTCTCAGCTGGAGACTGGCGACCTCCCCAAAAAGCCCCCGAAGCCTGAGTTCCACAAACTCCTCAGAAAGTTTCCACAACCTGAGCTAGGCGAGCACCCCAAGAAGCCCCCACAGCCTGAGTTCACTGACCTGCCCAAAAAGCCCCCCAAACTTGAGTTCAGTGAACTCTCCAAGAAGTCCCTGCAGCCCGAGGCCACACCACTCCCCAGGAAGCCTGAGGTCCCTGAGGGCCCCCCTCAGAAGCCCCCGCAGCAGCCTGAGCTCAGCAACACCCCCAGGCCCCCCGTGGAGCCCAAGATCAGTACTCTTCTTCAGAAGTCCCCGCAGCCTGAGTTTTGTGGGCTCCCCAGAAAGCCCCCGCAGCCTCAGGTAGGTGGCCTCCCTAAGAAGTTCCTGCCACAGCCCGAGTCCACTGAGGTCCCTCCAGTGCCCCTCTTAAAGCCTGAATTTGGtgagccccacccccactcctcagAGCCTAACTTCAGTACTCTTCCCAAGAAGCCTCCGCAACCTGAGTTCTGTGGGCTCCCCAGAAAGCCCCCGCAGCCTCAGGTCGGTGGCCTCCCTAAGAAGTTCCTGCCACAGCCTGAGTCCAGTGAGGTCCCTCCAGTGCACCTTTCAAAGCCTGAATCTGGtgagccccacccccactcttcACAGCCCGACTTCAGTACATTTCCCAGAAAGATCACCCGGCCTCAGCTGAATGACCTCCCCAAGAAGCCCCTGCCACCTGAGTTTGGTGACCTCACCAGGACGTCCTCGGAGCCAGAGGTCAGTGTGGTTCCCAAGAAGCCACGCCAGTGTGAGTTCAAGGTGCTCTCCAAGAAGCCCCTGCAGCCCGAGCCCACCAGCCTCTCGAGGACGTCCTCGGAGCCCGAGTTCAGCGTGCTCCCCTCCAAGTTTCTGCAGCCCGAGTGTCGGGGGCCCCCCCGCAAGTTATCGCAGCCAGAGCCCAGTTCTCTGCCCAGGAACCTCCCGAGAAAGCCCCTGCTCCCTGGCTCCTTTTCAGAGAGCTCACTGCCCTCTGCCGTGGCGGGCTCCAGCCCACGGGTCCCTCTCAGCCCAGGGTTTGGGGCACGGCAGCAGAGATCAGGAGCCCTCGCTCGGAGTGCTGGCTCCAGACTAGGTCTCAGACCTGGTCACCTGCCCCGGCGGAGGCCTCTACCCCCGGCCAGCAGCCTGGGCCCTCCCCCAGCCAAGCCCCCActgcccccaggccccagggATATCCAGAGTTTTCGGAGAGCTGCGGCAGCAGACACAG CTCTGCCCAGGACCTCCTCTTCTGCTGGCCTCCACTGCATCCCACA GGACCCAGACGAGGTGTACGATGATGTCGAGCCCACAGACCACTCTGGACCTGGCCCCAGGAGCAGAG ATGAAGTGCTGTCGGCTCAGCAGTACCCGTGGAGGCCACCGCAAGACCCAGAGCTCAG GAAGGAGAAGGCGCCCCTCCAGCCACCACAGATGCCGCCCATGGACCTGAAGTCCCTGAAGCAGCTCCggaaggcagagaaagcagagcgGGAGTTTCGGAAGAAGTTCAAG TTTGAGGGGGAGATTGTGGTTCAGACAAGGATGATGATCGACCCCAATGCCAAGACCCGCCGTGGGGGCGGCAAGCACCTGGGGATCCGGCGTGGGGAGATCCTGGAGGTGATCGAGTTCACCAGCAAGGAGGAGATGCTGTGCCGGGACACCAAGGGCAAGT ATGGCTATGTGCCAAGAACAGCTCTACTGCCCCT GGAAACAGAGGTGTACGACGACGTCGCTGCCTGGG ATCCTTTGGACAGCCAACCATTGCCCTAG